AGCGTATCGGGGAGGGACACGCCGCAGGTGGCGCTGTCGAGGAGTTCGGGCGAGCGGGAGAGCAGTTGCGCGTCCGACTGGGTGCGGAAGTCGGCGCAGAGGCTCAGCAGGTCCACGAGGTTGGCGTAGGCATCGGTGCCATGGGCGCTGTCGGGGTCGCCCAGCACGTCCAGTTCATAGGCCTCATCGGGCAGGCCCGCGGCCAGCATCGCCAGCCGTCGCACCAGGCAGGCCACGCAGCCCCCGCACTGGCGGCTGCTGCGCCCGGCAGCCCAGCAGCTCACGGTCTTCTGGATGTCGAAGGGCGACAGCGACGGGCGCAGGAAGTCGCGGATGATCTCGGCCTTGGTCTGGTAGAGGAAGGGATTGGTGAGCGTGGCCGCCAGGCCGCAGTGGGCCGCCAGGGCGTTCAGGAGCGCGATGACCTTCGGGTGGGTGCTGCGCGTGGACAGCCCCCCCACGCGCGCCGCGGCCAGCGGCAGCGCCATCGTCAGAATCCCGTTCTCGGGGATGTAGGCCTCACTGACCTCAAGCGCATCGGCCGCGGCCAGTGCCAGGGAGGTGAAGAGGAACGCCCGGGAGCGCTGCGACGGCTCGCGTTCGGTCGCCGGGCTCTCGGGGCCTCGCCCGTTGGGCAGCAGACGCACCGAGCCCATCGCCGCGTGCCCCGGCACAGCGTCGGCCAGCAGCTTCGCTACATGCCCCTGCGCCTGCAGCACCGTCGGGTTGCCGGACTGGTGGCACACCAGAAGCAGCCGGCGGCCTGTCCGCTGCAGCATCAGGGCGCCGGCCAGCGAATCGATCCCACCAGAGAGCAGGCACACGGCGTCGGCGTCGCAGGGAGCGGCGCCGGTCGGCTCGGAGGCGGCGTCGGCGGCGCGCGGGGCGAAGGTGAAGCGGAAGCTGTCGCGGGTGAGGACATAGAGCAGGTAGCTCAGGTCGTCGGCCCGGTCCTGCCAGAAGTCCGGCTCGCGTACGGGCACCAGCAACTCGAGGCGACGCACCCAGTCCTCATTGCGCCCGCGCGGCACACCAATGTCCGCACCGTACACAGTGGTGGCGATGTCGAGCAGATCCGCAGCCAGGGGGGACGGAGGACGGGGCAGGAACTGGTACAGGCCGTGCAGGTTGCGCAGCAGGTTCCGCCGGGGGCCATCCCAGGCCAACACCAGTTCCGACTCCGCCCAATCAGGCGGAGTTGTGGCCAACCCGGGAATCGCGAGAACCCTCGATGACACGGCTACCCCACTGCAGCCAGGCGCTGCAGGCCCCTCTCGGTAAGGTCAGTAAGCACGTCCTGCACGCTGGCGAGCGCCTGGCTGTCATCCAGGCGTAGGGCGACGGCCAGGGCCTGCTCGTGAGCCGCTGCCTCCAGGGCGGCGACGGTCTCCCGGCAGTGCCGCGACACGGCATCGCGAAGCTGCGAGGCCTCCGCGACCGTCGGCAGCCCCGGCCCGCCGACGAAGTCGCTGGTGTCGCGCGTCACGAAATAGCGGTAGAGGTGATCGAAGTCATGCCCCACGAACGTCAGGGCGAGACGGTGGAGGCGACGTTCCGTGTGGTAGGAGGCCAGGGCGTCCGCGGCCTGGTCGGCGGTGATGCTGAATAGCTCCGGTGAGCCCCCCGCTCCGGCCTCGAACATGGCCGTCGCCAGGGCGTTGAGCCCCAGGTCGCTGAAACGGGACGCATGGCCCTCGCGCGCGATGGCCCGCTCGGCCTGCTCGCGCACGGCCTCCGACGCCGCCAGCAGCGGCGGCCGGTCGCCGACGGTCACGAGGGCCGCCAGGCCGCCCTCTGCCGCCAGGCGCGAGGCTTGCAGCAAGCTGCTCAGGCAGCAGGCCACGCCCGGGCCCGACATGTCGCGACGCGTCGCCTGGTCCAGCGCAGACGTGATCCGCGAAGCGACCTCTCGCGGATCAGGATTGGGTTGCTGGTAGAGTTGTCTCACACGCTCCCACCCTGGTGTGTTGGGGGAGCGGTGCGAACTGGAGGTGCCCATGGCGATGTGGTAAGACGTGCCTGCACGGCGCAGGCCAAGCACCGGTTCGTTCCCCCCCGCCCCCCGCGAGTCCTCCCCCCGGAGGGTATTCTCCCCATCACGCCGCGACTGTACCCTCAAGGTCTTGTAAAGACGTGCAACATTGGCGGCTGCGGGAGCGAGGGTCAGGGGGGAGTTACAGGTTCACCAGCACGATGGCGATCACCGCCAGGGCAATGCCGACGAAGCCGAGCGCGCCCGGGCGCTCGCGCCAGGCCAGCAGCGACACCAGCGTCACCAGCGAGACGTTCGAGGCCTGACACAGGGGGTAGACGACAACGCCGGGGTAGTGCCGCAGGCTCAGCAGCATGAAAAGCTGTCCCAGCGCCAGCAGCAGCCCCAGGTACGCGCCCCAGCCCACGGTCGTGGCGCCGTAGCGTACCTGCGGTCCTCGGCGTACCGACACGATCCCGAAGGGCAGGCACACTACCGCCGCCGTGAACATCAGCAGGCTCATGTAGCCGTTGAGCTGCTCCGGCACCTTCATCTCGTCGAACACCTTGGCGGCCGTCAGCGCCACGCCGTTGATGACCATCAGGCCGACGAACATCGTCAGCTTGCGCGCCGTCAGCCCCGCGCCGCTCACGCCGCGGTCCAGCGCCAGGAAGGGCATGGCCACCAGGCACAGGCCCGCGCCGACGGCGGCGATGGTCGAGGGATGCTCGTGGTAGATCAGCAGGGAGGCGGCCATCGGCACGAGGACGGAGAGCTGCTGCAGGGCCGTCATCAGCGAGACGCCGCGATCGGACATCGTCGGGATCATCAGCACATACATGCCGGTGAACAGCACTCCAGCGACGAGGGCCAGCAGGATGACGGTCTGGGACAGCGGCGCCGGGGCGAGGCGGTACAGCACCAGGAACATCAGGCCCCCGGCGAGGTACAGGAAGACGCCGGTGAGATGCAGGTTCAGCCCCAGGCGCTGCGCCTGGCGGAAGGAGAGGTTGAAGGCGGCGAACGTGATGATGAGCAGCAGGAGGTAGAGCATCAGCCGAACTGCACCATGTATCCATTCGTGATGTCGGGGCCAAAGATCGCCATCACGATCCACAGCAAGCCCCCGGCGACAAGGTCGCCAATGGCCAGGCCCAGGAAGAACGGCATCAGCTTGCGGTACCAGTCGGCGCCGCCCAGCCGGTCAATGACTAGCTTCACGATCCACGCCACCAGGAACGGCCCCCACAGCGCATACCCGTAGTTGAGGGCCATCGCGTAACCCAGTGGATGGAAGGGGAAGCGCAGCCAGGCCCGGCGCGCACCGACCAGCAGCAGCGTCACGAGCCCCCCGGCCACGCTGCCGAGCACCTGCGGCGTATTGGGAGGCCCCGGCTGGCGGATCGCCGCCGACACACCGTTCCATACGCTCATGGCGCTGCGCACATTGTAGCCCCCGCTGGACGTGCCCCCGTGCAGCACGTTCGCCCCGACGTCGTAGTATGACTTGAGGGTCACATAGTAGCCGCCCAGCATCCCGATGAGCAGGGCCCCGACCAGGAGCCACGGGGTCAGCCGCGCGGGCAGCGCCGTCTCCTGGGCCAGCTTCTCGCTCTCGACGACACATCCGGCCATCGAGGGGAAGTAGCCCCGGCTGAACCAACTGAAGATGCTGAGCATGACCAATTGGGTGGCGTCCGAGCCCTGGATCAACCCACGGTTGCCGAGCGCTGCGGTGATGAGCTGCGGATGTTGGTCGAAGGGGAAGGCCCACATGCTGGCCACCCCGGCCTCGGCGCGGATACGGGCATAGACCACGGCCCAGCCCAGGAGCAGCCCGAAGTACGCCAGGGCCAACCCCAGCGACATCTTCATCGCCACACACCAGGCAATGAGCAGCGCGAAGCCCCCCAGCGCGCCCCACAGGGCATAGGCCGGCGGCAGCGGCTCGGTTGCCGTTACCCCTCCCTTCAGGGAGGGGTGCCGCGCAGCGGCGGGGTAGGCCGCCGTCGCCTTCCGCAACATCCCCCACAGCTCCGCCTTCGCGACCCACACCAGCGCGAAGAACAGCGCTACGAACGCCCCGGAGCCCTGCTGGGGGGCATAGGGGAAGCCGGCGGCGGCCCGGTAGCCCAGCACGTCGGCCATCATCTGGATGAACATCTGGAAGACGAAGAAGAACCACCCGGAGAAGAGCACATCCACCGACACGAAGTACGAGAAGCCCACCATCTGTGGCCGGTGGAAGAACGTCAGCCCCCGGAACGCCGTCCAGGGCTTCTCGGTGAAGATCTTGCCCACCGGGTAGCGGTCCATGAGGGCCAGCACGCCCGGGTTGTAGGCATGGGCGACGTTGAGCGCGTGGTGGATGGCGACCAGGGCGATGGCGATCCACGTCAGGGGGTTGCGGAACAGACCCCGGATCTCGGCATGGCGTCCGCCGGGGTCGGCGACGCTCAGGGGCAGCAACAGCAGCGGGTAGCGCAGGCGTTCATGCTCCGACCACTGGCGGTGGAAGAGAGTCATCAGGCAGACGCTGGTGGCGAACAGCAGCATGATGAAGCCCAGCCAGCCCGCCAGCGGCGCGAGCCACGGCCGCCAGGCGACCGCCCCCGTCTCGGAGCCTTCGAACATCATGCGGATGGCTTCCGGGTCGTGGGGGTACATCCAGCTCGGGAAGTAACGCCCGGCCAGCTCGTCCAGGCCGTCCTGGGGCGTGCCGAAGTAGCTGGGCGACGTCACCCACGGCAGGAGCATCTCGATGATGCCGAAGGTCGTCGGGGGGATGGCCACCACCAGCACGATGTAGATGACCATCAGTTCGCGTGACGAGAGCGGCCCCAGCCACCCCCGCCCTCGCTGGCAGTGCGGGCTTCCATCCCGCCCATGGCCCGAGCCGTCGGGGCTCGCCGCCTCCAGCACCGGCCCCGTAGTGGGGGCTGCCAGCCCGCGCACCCGCCGCCGGGCAACAGCCGCACTGAGCGCCGCCAGCACGAACAGGAAGATCACAGCCGGGACGGGGGGGACGCTCAGGAGATAGACCGGGGCATAGATCTGGCCGGGGGCCTGGACGAGGCTGGCCTGGTGGATCCACCACACTCCCGCCAGCGCCAGGGGCACCGACAGGAGCACCGCGCGCGTCAG
This sequence is a window from bacterium. Protein-coding genes within it:
- a CDS encoding 7-cyano-7-deazaguanine synthase, whose amino-acid sequence is MLAWDGPRRNLLRNLHGLYQFLPRPPSPLAADLLDIATTVYGADIGVPRGRNEDWVRRLELLVPVREPDFWQDRADDLSYLLYVLTRDSFRFTFAPRAADAASEPTGAAPCDADAVCLLSGGIDSLAGALMLQRTGRRLLLVCHQSGNPTVLQAQGHVAKLLADAVPGHAAMGSVRLLPNGRGPESPATEREPSQRSRAFLFTSLALAAADALEVSEAYIPENGILTMALPLAAARVGGLSTRSTHPKVIALLNALAAHCGLAATLTNPFLYQTKAEIIRDFLRPSLSPFDIQKTVSCWAAGRSSRQCGGCVACLVRRLAMLAAGLPDEAYELDVLGDPDSAHGTDAYANLVDLLSLCADFRTQSDAQLLSRSPELLDSATCGVSLPDTLSLYRRFGDEVRQVVQEHFPAAARLMR